In Pseudomonas fluorescens, a genomic segment contains:
- the aruF gene encoding arginine/ornithine succinyltransferase subunit alpha, which yields MLVMRPAQMADLGEVQRLAADSPIGVTSLPDDVERLSDKIAASEASFAAEVSFNGEESYFFVLEDTETGKLAGCSAIVASAGYSEPFYSFRNETFVHASRELKIHNKIHVLSQCHDLTGNSLLTSFYVVPELVGSPWSELNSRGRLLFVASHPERFADSVVTEIVGYSDENGDSPFWDAIGRNFFDLNYAAAERLCGLKSRTFLAELMPHYPIYVPLLPDEAQEAMGQVHPRAQITFDILMREGFETDHYIDIFDGGPTLHARVSGIRSIAQSRVVPVKIGEMVKGVGRQYLVSNGQLQDYRAVMLELDYAPGKPVTLDLAAAEALGVGDGASVRLVAV from the coding sequence ATGCTGGTGATGCGCCCCGCGCAAATGGCTGATCTGGGCGAGGTACAGCGTCTGGCTGCGGACAGCCCGATTGGTGTCACTTCCTTGCCGGATGATGTCGAACGCCTGAGTGACAAGATCGCGGCCAGCGAAGCGTCTTTCGCGGCCGAGGTCAGTTTCAACGGTGAAGAGAGCTATTTCTTTGTGTTGGAAGACACCGAGACCGGCAAGCTGGCGGGCTGCTCGGCCATCGTCGCTTCGGCCGGCTACTCGGAGCCGTTCTACAGCTTTCGCAACGAAACCTTCGTGCACGCCTCCCGTGAGCTGAAGATTCACAACAAGATCCACGTGCTTTCCCAGTGTCACGACCTCACCGGCAACAGCCTGCTCACCAGCTTCTACGTGGTGCCCGAGCTGGTCGGTTCGCCGTGGTCGGAACTCAATTCCCGTGGCCGCCTGTTGTTCGTTGCCAGCCACCCCGAGCGCTTTGCCGACTCGGTGGTGACCGAGATTGTCGGCTACAGCGATGAGAACGGTGACTCGCCGTTCTGGGATGCGATCGGGCGCAATTTCTTCGACCTCAACTATGCCGCCGCCGAGCGCCTGTGCGGGCTGAAAAGCCGCACCTTCCTCGCCGAGCTGATGCCGCATTACCCGATCTATGTACCGCTGCTGCCGGACGAAGCCCAGGAAGCCATGGGCCAGGTGCACCCGCGGGCGCAGATCACCTTCGACATCCTGATGCGCGAAGGCTTCGAGACCGACCATTACATCGACATCTTCGACGGTGGCCCGACGTTGCACGCACGGGTCTCGGGGATTCGCTCGATCGCCCAGAGCCGTGTGGTGCCGGTGAAGATCGGTGAAATGGTCAAGGGCGTCGGCCGCCAGTACCTGGTGAGCAACGGCCAGTTGCAGGACTACCGCGCGGTGATGCTGGAACTGGATTACGCCCCCGGCAAACCGGTGACCCTGGACTTGGCCGCGGCCGAAGCCCTGGGTGTCGGCGACGGCGCGAGTGTGCGCCTGGTAGCGGTATAA
- a CDS encoding aspartate aminotransferase family protein: MSVEQAPVQRADFDQVMVPNYAPAAFIPVRGKGSRVWDQAGRELIDFAGGIAVNVLGHAHPALVGALTEQANKLWHVSNVFTNEPALRLAHKLIDATFAERVFFCNSGAEANEAAFKLARRVAFDRFGSEKYEIIAALNSFHGRTLFTVNVGGQSKYSDGFGPKITGITHVPFNDLAALKAAVSDKTCAVVLEPVQGEGGVLPAELAYLQGARELCDAHDALLVFDEVQTGMGRSGHLFAYQHYGVVPDILTSAKSLGGGFPIAAMLTTEALAKHLVVGTHGTTYGGNPLACAVAGAVIDVINTPEVLAGVNAKHDLFKARLEQIGKQYGIFTEVRGLGLLLGCVLSDAWKGKAKDVFNAAEKENLMILQAGPDVVRFAPSLVVDEADINEGLDRFERAVKTLTQA, from the coding sequence ATGTCCGTTGAGCAAGCCCCGGTGCAACGTGCCGATTTCGACCAGGTGATGGTGCCCAACTATGCACCTGCTGCCTTCATCCCCGTGCGTGGCAAAGGTTCCCGCGTGTGGGACCAGGCGGGTCGCGAGCTGATCGACTTTGCCGGCGGCATCGCGGTCAACGTATTGGGCCACGCCCACCCGGCGCTGGTCGGTGCCTTGACCGAACAGGCCAACAAGCTGTGGCACGTCTCCAACGTGTTCACCAATGAGCCGGCCCTGCGCCTGGCGCACAAGCTGATCGACGCCACCTTTGCCGAGCGCGTGTTCTTCTGCAACTCCGGCGCCGAAGCCAACGAGGCCGCGTTCAAGCTGGCCCGTCGTGTCGCGTTCGACCGTTTCGGCAGCGAGAAGTACGAGATCATCGCCGCGCTGAACAGCTTCCACGGCCGTACCCTGTTCACCGTGAACGTCGGTGGCCAGTCGAAGTATTCCGACGGCTTCGGGCCGAAGATCACCGGCATCACCCATGTGCCGTTCAATGACCTGGCCGCGCTGAAAGCCGCCGTGTCGGACAAGACCTGCGCCGTGGTGCTGGAGCCGGTGCAAGGCGAGGGCGGCGTGCTGCCGGCCGAGCTGGCCTACCTGCAAGGCGCCCGCGAACTGTGCGACGCCCACGACGCGCTGCTGGTGTTCGACGAAGTGCAGACCGGCATGGGCCGCAGCGGCCACCTGTTCGCCTACCAGCATTACGGTGTGGTGCCGGACATTCTCACCAGTGCCAAGAGCCTGGGCGGCGGTTTCCCGATTGCCGCGATGCTCACCACGGAAGCCTTGGCCAAGCACCTGGTGGTCGGCACCCACGGCACCACCTACGGCGGCAACCCGCTGGCGTGTGCGGTGGCGGGGGCGGTGATCGATGTGATCAACACGCCTGAAGTGCTGGCTGGCGTCAACGCCAAGCACGACCTGTTCAAGGCGCGCCTGGAACAGATCGGCAAGCAGTACGGCATCTTCACCGAAGTGCGCGGCCTCGGCCTGCTGCTGGGTTGCGTGTTGAGCGACGCCTGGAAAGGCAAGGCCAAGGACGTGTTCAACGCGGCCGAGAAAGAAAACCTGATGATCCTGCAAGCCGGCCCCGACGTGGTGCGTTTCGCGCCGAGCCTGGTGGTGGACGAGGCGGACATCAACGAGGGCCTGGATCGCTTCGAACGTGCGGTAAAAACCCTGACCCAAGCCTGA
- a CDS encoding leucine-rich repeat domain-containing protein, with protein sequence MTQPTSSLQLPDLAVYRDPHMDILTQAVPDWLPNLSPARRTALSNVQPDLPAWYKTATPEAHDTLKTLVSAAWKAKTAVDQAMGNLKSPQDFAAPLLQARLKQRFGVEPDVSATYLRLYIPQTIPWFPVRSGAARTWTVSLVDAALHNFEAGEVFEASSGFITQPTRTGQFDSLPSLDAHIAVDQFTALCRELDIGAQYQRYLEQFFDFKNPVAATRLRLKLKQSQVADLSVALQMARMKGDLPDDQSFIRLQRLLNTDDSHSTCYPLLCYSLSIMSTTLTGIVLFAENIGSRHPVGVIAYIPDDPYAPLKQYPTLADFMSALGNHLRNAEYQQFFSRFVNHEERGPFFADLNRRLSKVTWHPHTHGDPLPSWRETPIDHPHLAFRASGISGDLFSHLFQATLSKVFNDARAMAVSTASVDQKVRWERWAIVQKVASAILQIAAFIVAPFVPPVGLLMLGYSAYQMLDDAFEWIIDWAVGDVTEAFGHLLSFVEQGVELGLFIAGAPMAAGALRALLPSEAVKFFNRLKPVMLPNGKARLWKPDLAPYAHDIQLPSHAYPGPEGLHPHNGKDILLLSDKPFVVLTDPKTQQPYLKHPTRTNAYRPPLLTNGKGAWLSELDTPLSWDSATLMKRQGPKTAGLNDEQLAMARHISAIDDGALRKMYVNQHRPPPLLTDTLERFQIDRALQDFIDQMNSDDPAIYKRADAQTQLHLLANLSLWPKAKTLRFLDTQGKTLWELPGEKNASVVQVHEAQLKNGDLLKTLLEALDEPQRKTLLGEAFGDPLTSMSNRALKLRKKLGALAQSHRRELFETRYLLLDKPSNPRQQTLIDNTPGLPLSAADALLESASSTELKDVDQGTVPARLTQLAQALRDEAQVNHAYEGLYLDSTDDLGTHRLALHSLERLPGWSKKIRLEIHDQTGILMDAIGPPKARIKRTLVRSPEGRYTPQDSRGPLSGETDLYNALLQALPDARRDALGLHIGQGPALKQALRKHALERQPLRRLLGAQPAHPPADSRTHLRLLGMDAYPPAPAGPAAQPDLRGMARELFPAHTDEQIADLIEDLNRRPGGAMPILTALRLEYLQLDLDLAAWVADTPRYSADAEVNISHQAHNDARQNRRLFRQALLRGWRRETEVDAYFAPPARNGQMLKLPYPLSGELPALRANFEHISYLELKGDQTALNVDRFLRSFPRLRYLSISNAQLGDLPLAINTSPTLNTLILSECNITLTPASLARLTAMNALRTLDLFNNPLERVPSVENMVDLQFLDLSSTGISAMPAGLLSRPALELAVLSSNQITQVPPALFELPADTTKTFDLSDNPLSRQTLEQAKTYYQRTGIYWGIDASDVDIRQVKSLFPDFSVDEVNRFIFGLPGNLEMGKIELARLETEYAGLSDGLDTWVRQTTLPEEQTRRQAFKQTLQACWRREGELDEQSLQVIPTYTLENSQPFEGEFPPLNSTFNHVSSLRLQGSGAPFPLQSPLFFKGFPSLNHLAIEHYGLSDIPDAVFDLPQLSSLRLPHCRLTLSAESAASLATLANLEELDLSHNPLARFPDFALPPRLTRLNLQKTDLPQIPSGLLTSVERKRIDLSDNLITQVPEVAFTLPANVTAAFDLSRNPLSRSTLMQIKRYCQRTGEHFQADAPTPMRDRIKVLYPTFAEGEANRFFFELPGGLDEAAPALERLEAEYEKLRADLQQWALDTPQRHPILDVPLDEQTRAQDQLNRMAFKTLLEDAWRRETELDDNNGSLEVTHRLGFDAPILGELPELSARFDHISSFELDGEGTTTRVDGLLKCFPKLKSLTLCKLSLGTIPPTVFTLTGLNTLSLTECAIGLTPISVDALSGVTNLVYLDLSENILGIPPDVSHLTQLESLYLQDTEISELPRGLSALPELRTLDLSDNLIEVLPADFLELASPLDHTSDLSGNPWSAQSLSYLRQYYLQTGNDLAVAQARLDTQGNPLVRPASPDSMEE encoded by the coding sequence ATGACCCAACCGACCTCATCCCTCCAACTTCCGGACCTGGCGGTTTATCGCGACCCGCACATGGACATCCTCACGCAGGCCGTTCCCGACTGGCTGCCCAACCTCTCCCCAGCCAGACGCACCGCGCTGAGCAACGTCCAGCCGGACCTCCCCGCGTGGTACAAAACCGCCACCCCTGAAGCCCATGACACCCTCAAAACCCTGGTGAGCGCTGCCTGGAAGGCGAAGACCGCGGTCGATCAGGCCATGGGCAACCTGAAGTCGCCGCAAGACTTCGCCGCCCCATTGCTCCAAGCGCGCCTCAAGCAACGCTTTGGCGTTGAGCCAGATGTCAGCGCCACCTACTTGCGCCTGTACATTCCCCAAACCATCCCCTGGTTCCCCGTTCGCTCGGGGGCGGCAAGAACCTGGACCGTTTCACTGGTAGACGCCGCCCTGCACAACTTTGAAGCGGGCGAAGTATTCGAAGCGTCATCCGGTTTCATCACCCAGCCCACCCGTACCGGTCAATTCGACAGCCTGCCTTCTCTCGACGCGCACATCGCGGTCGATCAGTTCACTGCCCTGTGCCGGGAACTGGACATCGGCGCCCAGTACCAGCGCTACCTTGAACAATTCTTTGATTTCAAAAACCCGGTGGCCGCAACCCGCCTGCGATTGAAGCTCAAGCAAAGCCAGGTGGCGGACTTGAGCGTCGCGTTGCAGATGGCCCGGATGAAAGGCGATCTGCCTGACGATCAGTCCTTCATACGCTTGCAACGCCTGCTCAACACCGACGACAGCCACAGCACCTGCTACCCGCTGCTGTGCTACAGCCTGAGCATCATGTCGACCACGCTGACCGGCATCGTGCTGTTTGCCGAAAACATTGGCAGTCGTCACCCGGTAGGTGTGATCGCCTATATCCCGGACGACCCCTACGCACCGCTCAAACAGTACCCCACACTCGCCGACTTCATGAGCGCATTGGGCAACCACCTGCGCAACGCCGAGTACCAACAGTTCTTCAGCCGCTTCGTCAATCACGAAGAGCGCGGCCCCTTCTTCGCCGACCTCAACCGCCGGCTCTCCAAGGTCACCTGGCACCCGCACACTCACGGCGACCCGCTGCCGTCCTGGCGTGAGACCCCCATCGACCATCCACACCTGGCGTTCCGCGCCAGCGGCATCAGCGGGGACCTGTTCAGCCACCTGTTCCAGGCAACGCTCAGCAAGGTGTTCAACGATGCCCGCGCCATGGCCGTGTCCACGGCAAGCGTCGATCAGAAAGTACGCTGGGAGCGCTGGGCCATCGTGCAAAAAGTCGCGTCGGCGATCCTGCAAATCGCAGCGTTCATCGTCGCCCCATTTGTCCCTCCCGTGGGCCTGCTGATGCTCGGCTACAGCGCCTATCAAATGCTCGACGACGCCTTTGAATGGATCATCGACTGGGCGGTGGGCGACGTGACCGAGGCATTCGGGCACTTGTTATCGTTCGTGGAGCAAGGCGTGGAACTGGGCTTGTTCATCGCCGGCGCGCCCATGGCCGCCGGCGCCCTACGCGCCTTGCTGCCCTCCGAAGCGGTGAAGTTTTTCAACCGCCTCAAGCCCGTCATGCTGCCCAATGGCAAGGCTCGGCTCTGGAAACCGGACCTCGCGCCCTACGCCCACGATATCCAACTGCCCAGCCACGCTTACCCCGGCCCAGAAGGGCTGCATCCCCATAACGGTAAAGATATCCTGCTGCTGTCGGACAAACCCTTCGTGGTACTGACGGATCCGAAGACCCAACAGCCCTACCTGAAACATCCCACCCGAACCAACGCCTACCGCCCGCCCCTGCTGACCAATGGCAAAGGCGCCTGGCTGAGCGAGCTGGATACCCCCTTGAGTTGGGACAGCGCCACGCTCATGAAACGCCAGGGGCCGAAAACGGCCGGGCTCAACGATGAACAACTGGCCATGGCTCGTCATATCAGCGCCATCGACGACGGCGCCTTGCGCAAGATGTACGTCAACCAGCACCGACCGCCCCCGCTGCTGACCGATACCCTTGAACGCTTCCAGATCGACCGGGCGCTGCAGGACTTCATCGACCAAATGAACAGCGATGACCCAGCGATTTACAAACGGGCCGATGCGCAAACCCAACTGCACCTGCTTGCCAACCTGAGCCTTTGGCCAAAAGCCAAGACGTTGCGCTTCCTCGATACCCAGGGCAAAACGCTCTGGGAACTGCCCGGTGAAAAAAACGCCAGCGTGGTGCAAGTACATGAAGCCCAATTGAAAAACGGCGACCTGCTGAAAACCTTGCTGGAAGCGCTGGACGAACCACAACGCAAAACCTTGCTGGGGGAAGCGTTCGGTGATCCGCTCACCTCCATGTCCAATCGGGCGCTCAAACTCAGAAAAAAACTGGGCGCACTGGCCCAATCGCATCGCCGCGAGTTGTTCGAGACCCGCTACCTGCTGCTCGATAAACCGAGCAACCCGCGCCAGCAAACATTGATCGACAACACGCCAGGCCTGCCACTCAGCGCAGCCGACGCCCTGCTGGAGAGCGCCAGCAGCACAGAACTCAAGGACGTCGACCAAGGTACCGTCCCGGCGCGCTTGACCCAGCTGGCTCAAGCGCTGCGCGACGAGGCACAGGTCAACCATGCCTATGAGGGCCTGTATCTGGATTCGACGGACGACCTGGGCACCCATCGACTGGCCTTGCACTCCCTGGAGCGACTGCCTGGCTGGTCAAAAAAAATACGCCTCGAGATACACGACCAAACCGGCATCCTCATGGATGCCATCGGCCCACCGAAGGCACGGATCAAGCGCACCCTGGTACGTTCCCCCGAAGGGCGATACACCCCCCAAGACAGCCGCGGCCCACTGTCTGGCGAAACAGACCTGTACAACGCACTCCTCCAGGCCCTCCCGGATGCCAGGCGCGACGCCCTGGGCCTGCACATCGGCCAAGGCCCGGCACTCAAGCAGGCATTGCGCAAGCATGCCTTGGAACGCCAACCCTTGCGCAGGCTACTCGGCGCCCAGCCGGCCCACCCGCCCGCCGATAGCCGCACCCACCTGCGCTTGCTGGGCATGGATGCCTACCCACCAGCGCCTGCGGGGCCGGCCGCACAACCCGACCTGCGGGGCATGGCACGGGAACTGTTTCCCGCCCACACCGACGAACAAATCGCCGATCTGATCGAGGACCTCAACAGACGTCCGGGCGGGGCCATGCCGATCTTGACCGCGCTACGCCTGGAATACCTGCAACTCGATCTCGACCTGGCCGCCTGGGTAGCCGACACCCCCAGGTACTCCGCAGACGCTGAGGTGAATATCAGCCACCAGGCACACAACGATGCGCGGCAAAATCGCCGCCTTTTCCGACAGGCGCTGCTACGTGGCTGGCGCCGGGAAACCGAGGTTGACGCATACTTCGCCCCTCCTGCCCGTAACGGCCAGATGCTCAAACTTCCCTACCCCCTTTCCGGGGAGCTGCCGGCCTTGCGGGCAAACTTCGAACACATCTCCTACCTGGAACTCAAGGGCGATCAAACGGCCCTGAACGTCGATAGGTTTTTGCGCAGTTTCCCCAGGCTGCGTTACCTCAGCATCAGCAACGCTCAGTTGGGCGATCTACCGTTGGCCATCAACACCTCGCCCACCCTCAATACCTTGATTCTCAGCGAATGCAACATCACCCTGACGCCCGCGAGCCTGGCCAGGCTGACCGCCATGAACGCGCTTCGGACCCTGGACTTGTTCAATAATCCGCTGGAGCGGGTTCCCAGTGTCGAGAACATGGTTGACCTGCAGTTTCTGGACTTGTCCAGCACGGGCATATCCGCGATGCCTGCCGGCTTGCTCAGCCGACCGGCGCTGGAACTGGCGGTGCTCTCCAGCAACCAAATCACTCAAGTGCCACCCGCGCTCTTTGAGCTGCCGGCCGATACCACCAAAACGTTCGACCTCTCCGACAACCCCCTGTCGCGACAGACACTGGAGCAGGCCAAGACCTACTACCAACGCACGGGCATCTATTGGGGGATCGACGCTTCAGACGTGGATATCCGCCAAGTCAAATCGCTGTTCCCTGACTTCAGCGTGGATGAAGTCAACCGCTTTATCTTTGGCCTGCCCGGGAATCTGGAAATGGGCAAGATCGAATTGGCACGATTGGAAACTGAATACGCGGGCCTGTCCGACGGGCTCGACACATGGGTCAGGCAAACCACGCTGCCCGAGGAGCAAACCCGGCGACAAGCGTTCAAACAGACACTCCAAGCCTGCTGGCGTCGGGAGGGCGAATTGGATGAGCAGAGCCTGCAGGTCATCCCCACTTACACCCTGGAAAACTCGCAACCCTTCGAGGGAGAATTCCCCCCTCTCAACAGCACGTTCAACCATGTATCGTCGTTGCGCCTGCAAGGGTCGGGGGCGCCGTTTCCGTTGCAGTCGCCACTGTTTTTCAAAGGGTTTCCTTCGCTCAACCATCTGGCTATCGAGCACTACGGGCTCAGTGATATCCCCGATGCGGTGTTCGATCTCCCACAACTCTCGTCATTGCGCCTGCCCCACTGCCGCCTCACGCTGTCAGCCGAGAGCGCCGCATCACTCGCCACACTGGCCAACCTGGAGGAGCTGGACCTCAGTCATAACCCACTGGCTCGGTTCCCGGACTTTGCCCTGCCTCCCAGGCTTACCCGCCTCAACCTTCAAAAGACGGACCTGCCGCAAATTCCCTCAGGCCTGCTGACCTCCGTCGAACGCAAGCGCATCGACTTGAGCGACAACCTGATCACCCAGGTTCCCGAGGTAGCGTTCACCTTACCCGCAAACGTAACGGCGGCATTCGACCTCTCGCGCAACCCGCTGTCCAGGTCGACGCTGATGCAGATCAAACGCTATTGCCAGCGCACCGGCGAACATTTCCAGGCCGACGCGCCCACGCCAATGCGCGACAGGATCAAAGTGCTGTACCCCACCTTTGCCGAAGGTGAAGCCAATCGCTTTTTCTTTGAGCTGCCAGGCGGCCTGGACGAAGCCGCGCCAGCGCTTGAACGTCTTGAGGCCGAATATGAAAAACTGCGCGCCGATCTCCAGCAATGGGCGCTGGACACTCCCCAGCGACACCCGATTCTGGATGTGCCCCTGGATGAGCAAACACGAGCACAGGATCAACTCAATCGCATGGCCTTCAAGACATTACTTGAAGACGCCTGGCGCCGCGAAACCGAACTGGATGACAACAACGGCAGCCTTGAGGTCACCCACAGGCTGGGGTTCGACGCGCCGATCCTGGGCGAGCTGCCAGAACTGAGCGCACGCTTTGACCACATATCGTCCTTCGAGCTCGATGGAGAGGGCACGACGACCCGGGTCGATGGCCTCCTCAAGTGCTTTCCCAAACTCAAAAGCCTGACCCTCTGCAAACTCAGCCTGGGCACGATTCCACCCACGGTGTTTACACTGACCGGGTTGAATACCCTGAGCCTGACCGAGTGCGCTATCGGATTAACCCCCATCAGCGTCGATGCGCTGTCAGGGGTCACGAACCTGGTGTATCTGGACTTGAGCGAGAACATCCTGGGCATCCCCCCCGATGTCAGTCACCTGACCCAACTGGAGTCGCTGTACTTGCAAGACACCGAGATCAGCGAACTACCACGAGGACTGTCCGCCTTGCCCGAGCTGCGCACCCTGGACTTGAGCGACAACCTGATCGAAGTGCTGCCCGCCGACTTTCTGGAACTGGCCTCGCCACTCGACCATACATCCGATTTGAGCGGCAACCCCTGGTCGGCGCAAAGCCTCAGCTACCTCAGGCAGTATTACCTGCAAACCGGCAACGACTTGGCAGTTGCACAGGCCCGCCTGGACACGCAGGGCAACCCGCTGGTCAGGCCCGCTTCGCCGGATAGCATGGAGGAATGA
- a CDS encoding GlxA family transcriptional regulator, whose amino-acid sequence MTAHKIGFLIWPSTKALTLALAEEALRVAQRVHPEVVYELSFLLAEPPTQGAWQLPGEPWAGKLEGFQKLFLLADEPPTVIASQLSTALKQLVRAGCVIGGLSAGVYPLAQLGLLDGYRAAVHWRWQDDFAERFPKVIATSHLFDWDRDRLTACGGMSVLDLLLAVLARDHGAELAGAVSEELVVERIREGGERQRIPLQNRLGSSHPKLTQAVLLMEANIEEPLTTDEIAQHVCVSRRQLERIFKQYLNRVPSQYYLELRLNKARQMLMQTSKSIIQIGLSCGFSSGPHFSSAYRNFFGATPREDRNQRRSSSPFELSSVPSERG is encoded by the coding sequence ATGACCGCCCACAAAATTGGTTTCCTGATTTGGCCCAGCACAAAAGCACTCACGCTTGCGCTGGCTGAGGAGGCTTTGCGCGTTGCTCAACGGGTGCATCCGGAGGTGGTCTACGAACTCTCGTTTCTGCTGGCCGAGCCGCCAACCCAGGGTGCCTGGCAATTGCCAGGCGAGCCGTGGGCCGGCAAGCTCGAAGGCTTCCAGAAGCTGTTCCTGCTGGCGGACGAACCGCCGACCGTGATCGCGTCGCAACTGAGCACCGCGCTCAAGCAGCTCGTTCGCGCCGGTTGCGTGATCGGTGGCTTGTCGGCCGGCGTTTACCCGTTGGCGCAACTGGGCCTGCTCGATGGCTACCGTGCCGCCGTGCACTGGCGCTGGCAGGACGATTTCGCCGAGCGCTTCCCCAAGGTCATCGCCACCAGCCATCTGTTCGACTGGGACCGTGATCGCCTGACCGCCTGCGGTGGCATGTCGGTGCTTGACTTGCTGTTGGCGGTACTGGCCCGCGACCACGGCGCCGAGCTGGCCGGTGCGGTCTCCGAAGAACTGGTGGTGGAGCGCATTCGCGAAGGTGGCGAGCGCCAGCGTATCCCGTTGCAAAACCGCCTGGGTTCCAGCCATCCGAAGCTGACCCAGGCGGTGTTGCTGATGGAAGCCAATATCGAAGAGCCGTTGACCACTGATGAAATCGCCCAGCATGTGTGCGTGTCGCGACGACAACTGGAGCGGATCTTCAAACAATATCTCAACCGCGTCCCCAGCCAGTACTACCTGGAACTGCGCCTGAACAAGGCCCGCCAGATGTTGATGCAAACCAGCAAGTCGATCATCCAGATCGGCCTGTCCTGCGGCTTCTCCTCGGGGCCGCATTTCTCCAGCGCCTACCGCAACTTCTTCGGCGCCACCCCTCGCGAAGACCGCAACCAACGGCGCAGCAGCAGCCCTTTCGAGTTGTCGTCGGTACCGTCCGAGCGCGGCTGA
- a CDS encoding ABC transporter ATP-binding protein, which produces MYKLEVQDLHKRYGSHEVLKGVSLAAAAGDVISIIGSSGSGKSTFLRCINLLEQPHAGKILLNNEELKLVANKDGAMKAADPKQLQRMRSRLSMVFQHFNLWSHMTALENVMEAPVHVLGMSKKDAREKAEHYLAKVGVGHRKDAFPGHMSGGEQQRVAIARALAMEPEVMLFDEPTSALDPELVGEVLKVMQDLAQEGRTMVVVTHEMGFAREVSNQLVFLHKGIVEERGNPREVLVNPQSERLQQFLSGSLK; this is translated from the coding sequence ATGTACAAACTTGAAGTCCAAGACCTGCATAAACGCTATGGCAGTCATGAAGTGCTCAAAGGCGTGTCCCTGGCCGCCGCGGCCGGTGATGTGATCAGCATCATCGGTTCCAGTGGTTCGGGCAAAAGTACCTTTTTGCGCTGCATCAACCTGCTGGAGCAACCCCACGCCGGCAAGATCCTGCTCAATAACGAAGAGCTGAAACTGGTGGCCAACAAGGACGGCGCCATGAAGGCCGCCGACCCCAAGCAACTGCAACGCATGCGTTCGCGCCTGTCGATGGTGTTCCAGCATTTCAACCTGTGGTCGCACATGACAGCGCTTGAAAATGTGATGGAAGCCCCGGTGCATGTGCTGGGCATGTCGAAAAAAGACGCCCGCGAAAAGGCCGAGCATTACCTGGCCAAGGTGGGCGTGGGCCATCGTAAGGATGCGTTCCCTGGCCATATGTCTGGCGGTGAGCAGCAGCGCGTGGCGATTGCCCGTGCCCTGGCGATGGAGCCGGAGGTGATGCTGTTCGACGAACCCACCTCGGCGCTGGACCCGGAACTGGTGGGCGAAGTGCTCAAGGTGATGCAGGACCTGGCCCAGGAAGGCCGCACCATGGTGGTGGTCACTCACGAAATGGGCTTTGCCCGTGAAGTGTCGAACCAGTTGGTGTTCTTGCACAAAGGCATCGTGGAAGAGCGCGGCAACCCGCGGGAAGTACTGGTCAACCCGCAGTCCGAGCGGTTGCAGCAGTTCTTGTCCGGCAGCTTGAAATAA